The Athene noctua chromosome 16, bAthNoc1.hap1.1, whole genome shotgun sequence genomic interval TACAGTTCTTCgcatgaaaaaaatgcagtagatGCTGTCACCTCACCTTGCCTTCTGCGATTCCCAATTTTTCGAAAGCTACTTCCCTCACAGAGCCTGTTCAGGCGCTGTTGCTTTATCAGCTCCAAGATCTCAGGTTGGATTTTCTCTCTCAGCTCCCTGGCAATCAAATGTGGAAGAGTAAGCAGAAAATGGAGATACCAGCAAGCACAGAAGGCAACTGGTTTTGTTAGGCACTTACACAATAGGTGGTGACTGGAAGTCATCTTGGCTCATTCTCTCAGACTGGCGTAGTCGCAGGATCTCAGAATAGCTCAGGCTGCGCAGTTTGCTCTTGAACTGGTCCAAGGAGTTTGGTTTAGAGGGGAGAGCCCGTGTGATCTGTTCCCTCACAACCTGCATAACCTGAAGAGGTTGGGCAGGGAGAAAAGCAAGTCACATTCTGTCTGCTTAATGGCAGCAGAGAACCAGGGCACAGCTCAGTGGCAGCAAAGAGCTGACATGGAATAACTGAGGCCAGGAGCATCAACATACTAGTGACCTTGAAGatccagaagaagaaagaatgaCCTCAGGTCATACCAAATAGAAGTTGGGCCATCCTCCCTTACAGCTCAGGTCAACGCCCTGTCAAACCTTCTTTAACCAAGTGTACAGGCTGAGTGAACACGAACTGCTTTGCAAAAGATTCTACAAAAATACCTCTTCTCCACTCTGACCTTATTAAAATCTTCTGCTGTTGCCCTCATTTCTTTCCAGGTCTTGTTCAACAGCTGGATGCAGATGGCAAACAGCTCTTCAAATGCACGGTCATGGGTGAAAAACATGGGGTGATAATCATTCCGGCCTTCGTTGGCTTCAGGAAGGAACAGAAACCACAACCATGTCAGCATATTGTGCAAGAGCTAACAGCAACTGAAATCTGCTACAGTGACAGAAACCTGATGGCCAAAGAGATTGAGACAGCTCAAATGCTTCGTCTCCCCACAGACAGTCTGTGTTGGGAATGGCAGCCATCCCCATGCATCACCACACAAGCCTCAGACTCGTGTGACCTTTTCACACTAGTGCCCCCCGAATGACTGCTTGCAGTTGTTTTCCACTTGCCTCTGGCAGAATTTCTTACAGTGGTTAATTGTCTCAGAATGCTGTTTTGAGACTCTCAGAGCTACTAAACTTTTCTCAAGTTTATAATGGTTTCTAgagtgtgggattttttttgtacaGCACCCTGCTGAAGCTTCAGAAAGTTGAAGCCTTCCACTTGTGTCAGTTTTTCAGGAGAACCAGAGTGCACACAACACAATTTCTTACTTCAATTCGACCCTGGTATTGTCACCGAGACACTGACACTGCCACTCCAAGGTCCCCCTGCCCTTACGTGGCAGAAGTGAGATAGAGGTACAAATGCTTGTGAATACTGCTCAGCCTGTAAGCTACTTCCAGAAGCATCAGCCCAGCAACTTGGAAAGCTGGTGTAATAACTGGTACTTACGCAGTTCCCCAACTTGCAGGATCTCACAAAGCATCCTGGTAAGCTCAATGGCACTGCGCCCAAAGGGACACTCATGCTTATCTTCTCGactgctgttctccagcacaATCTACAAGAAGAGGACGCAACACACACTAAGAAGAGTTGCCCAAGTGTTGTTATCCGCAAAAACCAGCAGCTTCACTTACTCTAATATAGGTGTCCTGATGAAATTTGGCCAAGTAGAGCATGTTGTCCAATGCCAGCATCCCTGGAGGAGTCTGAGTGAAATCCATGGCTGGATTGATGTGGTTCTGTGAAAAGAGCGTGTAGAAAGAACCAAAACAAATTAGTTCAAAGAAACTGTGTGAGAACCTTTTCTGAATGAATTTTGCAACCACTTGTCCATCAAGCCCTCCTTCAGATCTATCCCAGAGGTAACCATGAACACTTGCTGACAACACTATCCAAACTTTCTAGGAGAGGCTGATTCCAAGCTCTTCATAGAACAGTGTGTATGGTAAGTAAATATCTCCAGAGAACATGCCTAATGAGCCCTGGCATTTAACCAGTCAGCAGGTTCATAATGATCTTCCTTGGGAGTCTGAGCATAGAGGAATTTCTAAAACTCACATACAGAAGTATGGTAAAGCAAACAGCTATTTCTGTTCCTTATTTCCCCACAACACTGATGGAGATTGCTTAGATTGCCTTTACATGCTTTGCAGTCAGCACTCTCTCTAGATGCATACCGTGAACCCCAGCATCTTGTAGTCCTTGGTGTACATGGCTTTACGTTTTTCTGTTCCACTGCCAGAGACGGTGTTGCTGTCAGACTCCGCATCAAATGCGATTCTTCTCAACTCAAATATGATGTCTCTCTGTGCCTGAAAGACAGAAGGCAGGGAAATGGTAACATGGGATCACCCACTAGGGCAGTATTTTCACCTAacgcacagtcccacctctctcTTCAGAGTTCACACAATGAATACAGAGAGATGCCAAAGGTCATTAACACTGCGTAAGAAGAGGCAATCCATTTCAGAATGGCAAGTTGCAGCACACTGGGTAATGGCATTTTCCTTTAACTGCCCCAAGTTTAGTTAAAGGCAATTTCTAGGCATTCAGATAATGCCTAAGGCATTAGGTGGAGTAAATGAATATATGGCTTCAGTGACCACCTACATCTCTGAAAGTCCCATAGCATACATCAGGATAGCCGTGAGCATACCCTAACCTCAAGGACTACAATGTGAGAGGTGGTTTTGAAACTTCATGCACCATCTACTGCAAGCTGTATGGAGCTAAGCAGCACAGGAATAAGGCCCCTTGTACACATCCTAGTCTATGAGATCTTACTCGGCTCTAGTAGTGACCTGATCATTGGGGTCCATCTTGGTCATCATCCTTTCTTCCAGGAGATTAAAGGTCAGGACCTGTAGCACGTACAGCTGATGTGCCATTTCTGTTTTAATTGGGCGGTTTCCTCTGATCACGTGCTGCAAAATGAAGGATAGGGTAGAAATGAAGagaacacaaataaaaatggaGGTATTAGCTGTTGGCATATGCCAGGCTGCATGTACATCTCTGTATATGAGGATTCAGCTGTTTAACCTCCATATTCCATCAAAAGCATAATGATAATGCTCTGTAACAGAAAGAAGCACCCTGATAACTCCCTTTTGAACAAGTGGCTCCAATTTCACCTTTGAAAGAGTCACTTTTCTGGAAGTGCCCTGAGGGCAGCAGAATTTACAGTCTGCACAAGTGAAACCTCTACTGAGAGAACATGAGGAAGCACTCTGTCATTCCAGACATACTTACATTCAGGATTATAGACCTCAGGTGCTTCTGGGCAAATGCATTAGCCATTTCCTGTTGTGGAATTTAGAGATGAAATAACATGagtgaaatataaacaaaaaagcccacattgtgcagaaaggagagaaagaaggaagccTACGAATTGGAGAGAGCACTGGCACACAAAGTGCTTTTACTACAGGCTGGGATTTTATCATGGCATCTCACCACAAAGCAAGCATCAAGTTGGGATGCAAGGGTCATCTTTACGATGGCACAACTCATGGATGGCTCCACTACAAAACATCATCAATGTGGAGAAAGGTGCTAGCATAGTcaaagaacagaacaaaatttACCTTAACATTGCACATCTAATGATACTTCAACATCAGGAGATATGGCAGCAGGGAGAACATTGTGGATTGCCCAGAAAAATCTGTCATCTATAAGAGGCTCCCCTTCAATTAGCATTTCACAGCTTTCTATACCTAGGTGTACACCCAAGATAAGAAGGGCTAGAGGATACAGTTCCAGGTCTCCTCCCTCTCAAAACTCTCCCTCTGAAATTTACATCTCCTTTGTCTCAGTTCCTAAAGACATGTTGAGAAGTCAGTTTAAGGACAATTTGCAGAAGCACTTCAGTTTACAAAAATAAAGGGTAAATAATTTTCAAGCTTAAAGGAAAGCTTCTCATTTCCCTCTTTACTGCATGGCTTCCTTCCTCAGATGAGGGTTTCTCAACCATCAAGTCATGATGACAAACAGTCACAGCAGACGCAAATATCTGCCACAAGCCTTTAGTTCCAGGACCAATTACACCTGCACCTGCAAAAATCTAACCTGTGCTTCCCTTGTAAATTGTGAAGatgcactttttaaaataccAGTAATCTCATTACACCTGCTAGGGAAGTGGCACAAGTGGTAATGTCAAGATGGAATATTATCAGAAGTTTGCTGTTATAAGCAAAATCTTTGGGTAAGAAAATCTGTTAGGGCAATACATCATCTGGAAGGAGTCCAGAAGAACTGCCAGTCTGAGATCTCTTCCCATTCCTGTGCAGTGCAGACCGAGAACTGGAAGCCGATGTGCAGTCTCAGACAATGGCACTCAATCAGCTGTATATTCTGAGCAATCCAAGACTGTTCCAACTGCTCATATCAACCCTGCTCTTGACACGTTTTATAAGGAGTCTGGTAAAATGCATATATTAACCTCATTCCAAGTCCCCATTATCACTTCTGCTCCAGACAGAAACCTAAAACAAGAAAGTGATATGCTGGCTGATATCCAAGATATAATGGCTGCAAGTTCAGCAGCACTCATGTTATAGCCAAAATGAGTCAGTGCTTGAGTGAAAGATATCTAGGAAGCATCTACATCAAGTAGGAAGTGGTTTCAGAGATAACACGCTGCCCTCTGAGTCACTATTTTTTACTATGATTCGTGAGAAACAGTATTGAGAATAGAACAAGGCCCGCTGTTAGGGTTTGTTCATGCATGCAACACAAAAAATTCTTACTGTGAAGGAATTAGTTTGTACATGGGATGAAGTAACAGGTGACTGAAGCAGATAAACAGTATGAAGGACAAAGACAATTAAACAATGTAAATAGCATAGTGAAAAGCATGAGCACGCACATAGCCTAACCACCGCTAAGGGATCTATGTTCAGCTGAGTCCAGCAACACCCACTTTGCAGCCTGATGGGATCACAGAGTCATTTATGTTGGAAGAGAATCCTGAGATCCTCTTAGTCCAACTCCCCTGATTCAAGCAACATCAGACAGAcctgtgtccagtcaggtttttaatatctccacagatggagacaCCACAGtatctctgggtaacctgttccagtgtttgaccaccctcataTTATTCTGTTTGTTTGTGCGTGTGTTCTGGTGGAATTTCCTGGGTTTTAAGCTGCGCCCAtggcctcttgtcctgtcagcaGGCACTACTGAGGAGATTTAGGTTCCCTCTTCTTTATTCCCTtccatcatcttcatggccctttgtgGTCATGTGGGTtgtgtttaaggaaaaaaaaaaaaaaaaagaagaaagaaggagaagaaagaagaaggaaaaaaaccaaagaggggaaaaaccccaagaaataaaaatgtgaaagaacCCTTGGAATTTTCTTTGCTGTGAAGTTTAGTATCTTGGCCAAATTACCAACAGAGGTATATGTTCTTCCTTATTTTCATGTGTTAAGCATATCAATTAATTTTAGAAATTCTGTAACACCGAGACCATAGTTTCCTGCCTGAAGGCACTGCACCCCTGGCGTAAGTGGAGCATTCTCTGTGCCACCAGAACATCTAAAAAATGTAGCAGAATCTCAAGATACAGAAGGTTCCAAATCAACCTATTAACAAGAGTGGTGATTCCCCTGCAGATAACATGGGGCGAAGAACATTCTTATAGTACAATTCCCACAAGGGAGAAGTCACAGATTAGGCAGAATGTATGGTCTAGACCCCAATCAGCACTAAGCTTTGTGACTGCTCTTCACATACGAACAGCTCTACCTTCAGAAGGACACAGCTGAATGACTGTCATTAACACAACCGAGAACTGGGGTATAAAGTCAGGCTGTAGTAAGTTTAAGGAGACCCAAACTGCTAAAGAACTGGTTCCAGTTTTAAAACTGGTTCACCTGACCAGTCTTGTAGTACCAGTTTCCTTTTACGATCATCTTTATTATCTTGTGTACACAGTAAGTCATTTTGGATTTCTCCTGCTACCGATTCTTCTCCCCTTCACAATCTAAGCACGTCCCCAGGAGCCCTCCCACCCTTCTCCCTGGGCTCATCCCCTGCCTGAAGCCTGTACGTATCATCTCTGAGATACAAGGAGGCAGTGGAGAGAAGTTAACAAGCCTGCGGTGCCGCAGGACCAGCCCCCGGGCTTGAGTTACTTACAGTGATGGGCAGGTCTAGTGGGTTAAGCAGCTTGTCCTGctggcagaaagcaaaaaaaggcaCAAAGAGAAGCAGACAGGATTTAGCTTGGAGTCCAGAAATAAGGCACAAACGGGGCACTAGAGAAGAAAGACTTAACACAGCAAAGCTACACAATACAGACATATGAACATCCTGCACATAGCGGAGATCTGGGGGGTTTCCTCAGAGCAGGACAGGTGTTTCATTTCTCGTATTGGCCAGTGAGGATATCCCTCTACAACTTAAGAAAGGTcccttttttgggggagggggagggtgtatGTTTAGTAAATACATACAGCCCCGAGGACTCTACCCAGCCTACCTCTCCCACACAGAATTAACTTCCTTCAAAAAATTTCCATGCTGTATAGAGATTACTTTCTGTCTCTCAAGGCGTTTCAAATTCCCTTCCGAGCATCTAAACATAGATGTGCTGCTCCATAACACATTGTTAATGGGATGGTACTCTTTCTCCTACATTGCCACACTGACACAGCTACACAATTTCTTGGCAAGGTCTGAGGTCTGCCTTGCCCAGCCAATGTGATTCCTGAGGCATAAAGTAAACAGACAGCCAGTAACCATCATTCAGGTTTAAAGTCAAAAAGCAAGAACAAACCTGTCTCTTGTCCTCAGGTGCCTTCAGGAAGAGGGCATTGATCAGAGCAATGGCATATGTCTGGATCTCTTGGTtagagctgaagaaaaaaaaatgggaggatCATAAGAGAACAGACAGTACAGAACATTACAGCTTGCTGCTTTGCCTGCACCGTAAGAACATCTACTACAGctattttgcatttcaaaaaaCAAGCAGGATTCAGGTAATCTCCCTTCATGCCATGCAACTCTTCATAAGGCTTGCAAAAACCCGACAGAATTGCTGACTGACAGCTCCATTATTCAGAAGAAAGTGCAGACTgcagcccagccgagctcagagttCAGCACCACCAGTCTGTTTCCAGAGCTGAGACCATCTCTGTAAAGCCCAGTCAATACTGCAGTCCATTGCACAGATACAGCCAGAAACTTACATAGAACAAGTAATTTTTCCCCACTATGTCAGTGAAAGCCACCAAACACAAATGGTGTTCTGTCTTCCAACCTCAATAGTTTGGCTCAatccacacatttttttcttatttttactgaaGAGCTTCTTCCGGTAAAGGGTGACAAGTCCCTTCCTAGATCACACACTGTGTGTGGTTTCACTTATGATGTTTTGAACAAGCTTCCAAATGCCAATCACGCTTTTCCACCCCCATTTTGATGCTCTATCAAAtccagttttgtttcttgctACACTATTTCTCTTTGCAGTGGCTGGACGctaggtgcccaccaagctgcgcTATCACTCCCCTCTCCTCAGAAGGATAAGACAGGGGAGAAATTGAGATGGAGAAGAaccttgtgggtcaagataaaagGAGGTTAATAAAGCACaggcaaaggaaaaagatttATTCTTCACATCCCATCAGTAGGCAATATCCAATCACTTCCCAGGAAGTAAGGtggttgctccagaagacaaacatCATAACAACAaatgccgcccccccccccccccccctttctcttagcttttattgctgagcaaaCGTCCTATGGtttggaatatccctttggtcagcctgggtcagctgtcctggccacgTCCCCTCCCAcgatcttgcccacccccagcctactggtgaGGGGGAATGCTGGAGAGAGCATGACCAAAGGCAAAACACAGGTGGGCTATCAGCTCCCTTCTAGTGACcagcacaaagcacagcactatgagggctgctacagggaaaattaactccatctcagccagacccaatacactcTTGGCAGACTTCTGCAGAATTTCAAGCTCCTCTGATTAACAGAAGTTCAATGCATCACCTAAATGAATTTGTGtgtgtactttaaaaaaaattatgtatatgtaaaattaaacttttataaAACATCTAAAGCTAAAACATCTTTTAGCTTAATCAGTTATTTTCCCCACTTTGGCATTTATCCCTGGCATATCTGTGGATGACAATCATATTCTCCTATTGCTCCTTTCCAAATCTTCTTCACCTTGGTCAATCTGCCACACTTCAAACATAAATGTTTGTGCATCATCCCCGGTTTTTCTTGAGGCTCCAAGCTTCACAGGTCTTCGAAGGCTGTCATTTCACCTCCTCTGCCCTTCTTTCCAGAGTTTGCTGCTCTTTTCACCACATTGCTTGCTTTCTGACAcagcaaaacaatttaaaaattaatttctaaccCACCTCTTTCATACTTGTTTCCATGGACCTGTTCTTCCACAACCTATCCTCTGCTAAAGATTGTTCTCTCCTCATAGTCTTGACAAAGAAACACCAGCAAATTCTGACTCACTCTCTGGCTTCCCTTTCTACAATATTCCCAGCATAGATACCTTCCGTGTTCTggaagcacttaagcacatgaaTATAGGTCTTGAACAAAGGTATTTTGCTTTAACAACTGCACAAATGTGTTTAGTGTTAGGACCAAAACTGTGTTTTACTAAAATAGAAATTATAAAGCTGAAAGAACATATACTCCTTAATATACAGGACAAAAAATAGATGAGCACTTAGATTCTAGTGGAGACAATTTAAAGAGGGGTGAAGGTGACAGATGACTGGATGCAGAAGCTTTGGGAAGTTGCTTTAGTAAAATGCAAGTTTGGTCCTAACACTGAATACACTTGTGCAGTTGTTAATGCAAAATATCTTTGCTCAAGACATACtcatgtgcttaagtgcttccAGAACACATTTTTCcaggatcttttttttaaaaaaaaatctgttagaaaTCCTAGAGTTCAAGATGTCATATCAGTAATACTTGAAAAACAGCATCTTTAAGTGCTATAAACATAAcaggatatatttttaaattaacagataTTCATAAAAGGAATTAAATCACACCACTGTTGGGTGGACACTCACACTTGCAGATGAGAAATGAGTTGCCCCACGGTGATCTCTTCTGCTATCTTCTGATACAGAGTCTGACTGTTTAGCACCATGCTTTCCAGAATGGCCAGGGATCGCTGGAGGATGGAGACGTCTACCATGGGCTGACTCACATACCCCGCAATCTAAAAACAGGTGACCCAGCAAGTCAGCAGGTGCCCATCCAGGGAACTCAGTGGTGAGTGAGACAAGCCAAGGGAGACATAGCTCAGAAAGCTGCGTCCACTCTGCTCTCACTGAGTACTCAGTTCTCAGAGACATCTTGCTCCTGCAAGCTGCACTAAAGCATGAAAAGAAACAGCGTCCACTCACCCCTTTACCCAAACTCACCTGTTTGATGAAGGTTATTGAGACCATGTCCCAAGAGACAATGCCGTGGTCCATGAGCTCCAAGAAGGCGGTCAGGGTGAAAGCCAGCATCTCACtgtaactgagaaaataaaggatGCAGTTACAAGAGATCTGGTAGCAAGGAAAAACCTTGTCCAAGCTGAATAAGCTAGGTAAGAGGAAAATGTCACCACCTTCTCCTAATAAACAGGCTACAGTTTGGCAGCTGGGGGAACAATCAAGTATTTGCATTTGTgataattttattgttttgtagaatcatttttttatttttcctgattaCAAGCACAAATTAAAACTAGCAACAGTAAGTCCCTAGTCCTGCCACCAGAGACTCACAATCACCTGGATCAGCAGCTGGCTGGTCAAAGGAGTAACAGGAGAATGCAGTATTTACTCCTGAGCAGTGCGAAGTATCAAATTCAACACTTTCACATGAGAAAAATTCAAACACAACCAAAAACCAGCAAACCACAGAATATTCAGAACAATGACCATCAGTTAAAAAAAGACCAACTTGAAAAAGGGAGAGCTTTCTAAGCTGATCAACTGAAAACGTAAATCATCTGTAAACACTAGGTTTTACAAATGTTGTCAGATTTGAGCACCAGGGTAAATTTATATCACAAAACATGCAGAAGTCTTTGGAAATTATAacttctacacacacacacacaaaatgaacAAACATGTTTTaacatcaaagaaaaacaaaggaaaaattggCATTCTCTAAATGCTGGGACATGCCTTGAAACTAAATGAAAGCACAGTATGAATTGTGGAAAATTTAATACATAACCACAAGACAGAAAGGTAAAAAAGACTGAGGGAAAAACTGCAAAACATGCTGAAAACGTATTAGTTGCTAATATATGAGAAAATAGAAAACCTATAAATGTTATGACAGCAAGTTATCAAGACTTCAAAAGTGTTTTCAATGAAAGAGAACGACGACAGTGGAAAAGCCAAGTGAATTATTTACATCAGAGTTCACCGTGAATGTGCTTGGGGAAACTTCCAAATCAGAGTTTAgggggggtttttttcagtttggtttttctttgtttttaagaaagaagaaaagtcttCAGATCTGTCATATGAACATCACTAGAAGACATTCTGGAACAAGCCATTAATAGAAAAAACAGGTCTCCAGGACCAGATGATATTCACTGAAGAATTCAAAAGGAACCATggtaaaaatgaaacattgcCAAAGTACTTACTGTACTCTTTAGAAAGTGGCAAACACAATGACAACTTTTAGAGAGGACTCAGGCAGAAATCTGAAGGACATATCAGGCATTTAGGTATTTGTAACCAGAAAGATAGAGGGAATCTAGAATAGAAGAATCATACCACtagagcagctgtgagagagcAGTCAAAAAGCATGTGAGAaaccaccctgcaggcaccggaggtcagtgaaggaggaaggggaggaggtgctccaggcgctggagcagacattcccctgcagcctgtggggagacCACAGCCGAGCAGGTTGTACCCTGCGGCCCACGGACCACCACGGCGGAGCAGAGATTCAGCCCACAGAGGCCCCCGCGGCAGCGGGCGTAGGTGCCCTGAGGGATGCTGCAGCCCACCTGCCCACGCTGGAGCGGGCTCctagcaggagctgcagccccttGAGAGGAGTCCACGCAGGAGGAGGTTTCCTGGCAGGAACTGTGGCCCACAGGagagccacacaggagcagtttgtgaaggactgcatcccatgggagggacctcACCCTGGAGCAGGGTAAAAGCGTGATGAGAAGGACCGGCAGAGACAAAGTGCTATGGGCTGGCTGCAACCCCCATTTCCCATCCCCCTGGGCATGTGGTGCAGTGGGAGGCAGAATGGTGGGGACTGAAGGAATAAAATTAAGCCTGAAAAGAacagggtggagggaaggtggttTTACTTTTGTCCTTGTTCCTCACCATtctactctatttttaattggaaaaaaatattaatttttcccaagtcgagtctgttttgctcaACCCCTGAgccttttcattttgttttcttcccctgtcctactgaggaggaggaggaggaggagtgagaaTGGCTTTGTGGGCAGCTGGCAGCCAGACGAGGTTAACCCACCATAATGCTGAAGGTCTCTGAACAAATCGGTAAGGTAGAATGAAAACACTTAAGCACAACTCTTGGACTTTGAAGAAGGTTATGATGTGCTTCACTAAAAGtgccttaaaaaaccccaaacattcagCTGCTAAAGGGTAAAAACAAAAGCCCTTTCTTGCATTAAAATAACTGACTGAAAGCCAAGAAACAAAGAGTAGAAATTAAATGGTCAGGTTTCAAACTGATGAAAAGTTACAAACAAATTCCCTCACACCACCACAACAGTACTGGAAAGAGCTAAGAGCTAGGGGAAGCATGGAAAGAATGATTAGCACTCTGGAATGGCTGCCATAGTTACAGTGATAATGGACTAAGACTGCAGTTTAGAAAAGGCATGACTAAGGGTTGATATGAGAGAGATCTATATGGTTATGAATGGTGCAGAGAAGACAGAGGAATTTACAATTTCTCATAACAAAATATGCAGAGGGAACCATATGAATATTAGgtaatatgtttaaaataaaggaaatatttttttcttataggACAAGTAGCTGTGGAACTTCATTTCCACACAGTGCTGTAGATGTCAAAAGGATaaactgattaaaaaattaagaacCACCACTTATGGAACCACCACcacccaaaggttcttaaaacaAAGAGACAGAATTCCTGCTCAAGAAGCCCAAATGTTGGAAACCGAAGACTGATGCCTCCTCTGCTATACACTCTTtagccctttccattccctaAGATAAACAGACCTTTGGCTTTCATAGCAACTCTTCTTACCATGCAGGTTGAAAAGTACTGTGTACAGGAGCCAAGTACTGTATACAAGAGCCAGCAACATGCCTACTGCTGACTGGCACCTGCATGCCACCAGTTCTCCAGGAATGTTTTTGTGTGCAAGTGCATGTGGGTTTTTTATGGGATACCTTCTCCCTTAGACTGCAGATGAATAACTGCTTGAGGAGATTATGACCACAAGAATGGTAGTAACAGTTGCTTAAACTATCAAAGTGACCTTTCAATGCAAGTTTCACACATAAATGTCTCGTCTTCTGCCTCATGGGGTTAAGCAAGTGACTAGAAAGACTCTGTCCCAATTTATACATCGACATTTGCTATGAGGTTCGGTGCTTAATGCTACTTCAGCAAGCAAAATTAACCCCTTATTTGAGCCCTTGTTCCAGAGTCCTGGAATACAGGAAACTTACTGGGATAGAAGCTTGGTCCCACTCTCCACAAGCCGTGTCAGCACTGTAATCCCTTCCATGTTGATGAACTCTGTGGCAAAGGTCACATCTGCTGACAGTTTAGCCAGTTCCTTCATGGCGTCCAGTCGGACTTCCATACTGTGTGACTGGATCCTCTCCATCAGCTGGCGAGCTGCCCTAGACTGGGAGGAAAGAGGGGTGACACCAGTTACAGACTGAGTTCTGCCAGCATCAGCATGCCATCAGAAGTCCATGGATGGGCAGAGAGAGTGTGC includes:
- the ELMO2 gene encoding engulfment and cell motility protein 2 isoform X2, with amino-acid sequence MPPPSDIVKVAVEWPGANAQLLEIDQKRPLASIIKEVCDGWSLPNPEYYTLRYADGPQLYITEQTRCDIKNGTILQLAVSPSRAARQLMERIQSHSMEVRLDAMKELAKLSADVTFATEFINMEGITVLTRLVESGTKLLSHYSEMLAFTLTAFLELMDHGIVSWDMVSITFIKQIAGYVSQPMVDVSILQRSLAILESMVLNSQTLYQKIAEEITVGQLISHLQVSNQEIQTYAIALINALFLKAPEDKRQDKLLNPLDLPITEMANAFAQKHLRSIILNHVIRGNRPIKTEMAHQLYVLQVLTFNLLEERMMTKMDPNDQAQRDIIFELRRIAFDAESDSNTVSGSGTEKRKAMYTKDYKMLGFTNHINPAMDFTQTPPGMLALDNMLYLAKFHQDTYIRIVLENSSREDKHECPFGRSAIELTRMLCEILQVGELPNEGRNDYHPMFFTHDRAFEELFAICIQLLNKTWKEMRATAEDFNKVMQVVREQITRALPSKPNSLDQFKSKLRSLSYSEILRLRQSERMSQDDFQSPPIVELREKIQPEILELIKQQRLNRLCEGSSFRKIGNRRRQERFWYCRLALNHKVLHYGDLEDNAQGEVTFESLQEKIPVADIKAIVTGKDCPHMKEKSALKQNKEVLELAFSILYDPDETLNFIAPNKYEYCIWIDGLNALLGKDMSSELTKSDLDTLLSMEMKLRLLDLENIQIPEAPPPIPKEPSSYDFVYHYG
- the ELMO2 gene encoding engulfment and cell motility protein 2 isoform X1, which encodes MPPPSDIVKVAVEWPGANAQLLEIDQKRPLASIIKEVCDGWSLPNPEYYTLRYADGPQLYITEQTRCDIKNGTILQLAVSPSRAARQLMERIQSHSMEVRLDAMKELAKLSADVTFATEFINMEGITVLTRLVESGTKLLSHLDKVFPCYQISCNCILYFLSYSEMLAFTLTAFLELMDHGIVSWDMVSITFIKQIAGYVSQPMVDVSILQRSLAILESMVLNSQTLYQKIAEEITVGQLISHLQVSNQEIQTYAIALINALFLKAPEDKRQEMANAFAQKHLRSIILNHVIRGNRPIKTEMAHQLYVLQVLTFNLLEERMMTKMDPNDQAQRDIIFELRRIAFDAESDSNTVSGSGTEKRKAMYTKDYKMLGFTNHINPAMDFTQTPPGMLALDNMLYLAKFHQDTYIRIVLENSSREDKHECPFGRSAIELTRMLCEILQVGELPNEGRNDYHPMFFTHDRAFEELFAICIQLLNKTWKEMRATAEDFNKVMQVVREQITRALPSKPNSLDQFKSKLRSLSYSEILRLRQSERMSQDDFQSPPIVELREKIQPEILELIKQQRLNRLCEGSSFRKIGNRRRQERFWYCRLALNHKVLHYGDLEDNAQGEVTFESLQEKIPVADIKAIVTGKDCPHMKEKSALKQNKEVLELAFSILYDPDETLNFIAPNKYEYCIWIDGLNALLGKDMSSELTKSDLDTLLSMEMKLRLLDLENIQIPEAPPPIPKEPSSYDFVYHYG
- the ELMO2 gene encoding engulfment and cell motility protein 2 isoform X4, which translates into the protein MPPPSDIVKVAVEWPGANAQLLEIDQKRPLASIIKEVCDGWSLPNPEYYTLRYADGPQLYITEQTRCDIKNGTILQLAVSPSRAARQLMERIQSHSMEVRLDAMKELAKLSADVTFATEFINMEGITVLTRLVESGTKLLSHYSEMLAFTLTAFLELMDHGIVSWDMVSITFIKQIAGYVSQPMVDVSILQRSLAILESMVLNSQTLYQKIAEEITVGQLISHLQVSNQEIQTYAIALINALFLKAPEDKRQEMANAFAQKHLRSIILNHVIRGNRPIKTEMAHQLYVLQVLTFNLLEERMMTKMDPNDQAQRDIIFELRRIAFDAESDSNTVSGSGTEKRKAMYTKDYKMLGFTNHINPAMDFTQTPPGMLALDNMLYLAKFHQDTYIRIVLENSSREDKHECPFGRSAIELTRMLCEILQVGELPNEGRNDYHPMFFTHDRAFEELFAICIQLLNKTWKEMRATAEDFNKVMQVVREQITRALPSKPNSLDQFKSKLRSLSYSEILRLRQSERMSQDDFQSPPIVELREKIQPEILELIKQQRLNRLCEGSSFRKIGNRRRQERFWYCRLALNHKVLHYGDLEDNAQGEVTFESLQEKIPVADIKAIVTGKDCPHMKEKSALKQNKEVLELAFSILYDPDETLNFIAPNKYEYCIWIDGLNALLGKDMSSELTKSDLDTLLSMEMKLRLLDLENIQIPEAPPPIPKEPSSYDFVYHYG